One window of Neisseria subflava genomic DNA carries:
- a CDS encoding efflux transporter outer membrane subunit, translating into MKKITFKPVLTAVAAAVALSACTMMPKYEQPQVAVADTFKYDTVDDGIRAAELGWQDYFADPRLHRLIDIALERNTDLRTAALNAEIYRKQYMIARNNLLPTVNASGTGSRQGSLSGGSVSSQYSVGLGAASYELDLFGRVRSTSEAALQGYFNVAANRDAAHLTLISTVAKAYFNERYAEETMALAQRVLQTREATYKLSQLRHKAGVISAVDLRQQEALIESAKADYASAVKNREQARNSLAMLINQPLPEDLPAGLPLSKQFKLTKLPAGLSSDVLLNRPDIRAAEHALKQANANIGAARAAFFPRISLTGSVGTASGELSGLFKSGTGIWAFAPSITLPIFDWGTNKANLDVAKLRQQAQIVAYEAAVQSAFKDVSNALVAREQLDKSYAALSKQSRAYNDSLRLISLRYKHGVSSALDLLDAERSSYGAETALLANQLTRLENLADLYKALGGGLKRETKASE; encoded by the coding sequence ATGAAGAAGATTACATTCAAACCTGTACTGACCGCTGTTGCCGCAGCTGTGGCTTTGTCGGCCTGTACCATGATGCCGAAATATGAGCAGCCTCAAGTTGCCGTTGCCGATACGTTTAAATACGACACTGTTGACGACGGTATCCGTGCCGCTGAATTGGGTTGGCAAGATTACTTTGCCGATCCGCGCCTTCACCGCCTGATCGACATCGCATTGGAACGCAATACCGATTTGCGTACGGCCGCGCTGAATGCGGAAATCTACCGCAAGCAATATATGATTGCGCGTAATAATTTGTTGCCAACCGTCAATGCCAGCGGTACAGGTTCGCGTCAAGGCAGCTTGAGCGGCGGAAGCGTCAGCAGCCAATACAGCGTGGGTTTGGGCGCGGCCTCTTATGAACTCGACCTTTTCGGTCGTGTCCGCAGCACCAGCGAAGCCGCGTTGCAAGGTTATTTCAATGTGGCCGCCAACCGCGATGCAGCGCATCTGACCTTGATTTCTACCGTTGCCAAAGCCTACTTTAACGAACGCTACGCCGAAGAAACCATGGCATTGGCACAACGCGTATTGCAAACCCGTGAAGCGACTTACAAGCTTTCGCAATTACGCCATAAGGCCGGTGTGATTTCCGCCGTTGATTTGCGCCAACAGGAAGCCCTGATTGAATCAGCCAAAGCCGATTACGCATCCGCGGTGAAAAACCGCGAGCAAGCGCGCAATTCTTTGGCCATGCTGATTAATCAACCTTTGCCTGAAGATTTGCCTGCCGGTCTACCTTTGAGCAAGCAGTTCAAATTGACCAAACTGCCTGCCGGTTTGAGTTCGGACGTGTTGCTCAACCGTCCGGATATCCGTGCGGCCGAACACGCGCTCAAACAAGCCAATGCCAATATCGGTGCGGCACGTGCGGCGTTTTTCCCACGCATCAGCCTGACCGGTTCGGTCGGTACCGCTTCCGGCGAGTTGAGCGGCCTGTTTAAGAGCGGCACGGGTATTTGGGCTTTTGCACCGTCAATCACTCTTCCTATCTTTGACTGGGGCACAAACAAAGCCAATCTTGACGTAGCCAAACTGCGCCAACAGGCACAAATCGTTGCTTATGAAGCCGCCGTTCAATCTGCATTCAAAGACGTTTCTAATGCTTTGGTTGCCCGCGAACAGCTGGATAAAAGCTATGCCGCTTTGAGCAAACAAAGCCGTGCCTACAACGACAGCCTGCGCCTCATCAGCCTGCGCTACAAACATGGCGTATCCAGTGCATTGGATTTGCTGGACGCCGAGCGCAGCAGTTACGGCGCAGAAACTGCTCTTTTGGCTAATCAGCTGACCCGTTTGGAAAACCTTGCCGACTTGTATAAAGCACTTGGCGGCGGTTTGAAACGCGAAACCAAAGCTTCTGAATAA
- a CDS encoding GTPase/DUF3482 domain-containing protein, with protein sequence MTTPLSLAVVGHTNTGKTSLLRTLLRDSTFGEVKNAPSTTRHVEEALINDGDDSLVYLYDTPGLEDAGGVLDWLETHTSARDDGIERIQQFLSNHEAHHEFNQEAKVLRQVMQSDMAMYVIDAREPVLDKYKDELTILSWCAKPIMPVFNFTQNQDLTAWTNMLARRNLHVYAGFDTVAFDFEGEIRLWDNLATMLPKRDILDRLINMRRREWQRLDTEARREIADFLLDAAAFTQEIAENDDPAPTLEVMQSEIRQLERQMQQRLFTLYRFYHDEVGSDSTWMPKAFKQDPFDSELLKHYGIRTGTGATAGALIGLGLDIATLGGSLGLGTAIGGLLGGILPNAQDITDKINGRQTLHTDPETLTLLAARALDLLHVLQTRGHAAQSHIELKERKAPWNAAKLPSELNKARSNRKWSSLNTHQPEASRNERAAYVATLSEKLKA encoded by the coding sequence ATGACCACCCCACTTTCCCTTGCCGTCGTCGGCCATACCAACACAGGCAAAACCTCGCTCTTACGTACGCTTTTGCGCGACAGCACCTTCGGTGAAGTAAAAAACGCGCCCTCTACCACACGCCATGTCGAAGAAGCCCTCATCAACGACGGCGACGACAGCTTGGTTTATCTCTACGACACCCCCGGCCTTGAAGATGCCGGCGGCGTGTTGGACTGGCTGGAAACCCACACATCCGCACGCGATGACGGTATTGAGCGCATTCAGCAATTCCTCAGCAATCATGAAGCGCATCACGAATTCAACCAAGAGGCCAAAGTGCTGCGCCAAGTCATGCAAAGCGATATGGCCATGTACGTCATCGATGCGCGGGAACCCGTCCTCGACAAATACAAAGACGAGCTGACTATTTTGTCTTGGTGCGCCAAGCCCATCATGCCCGTGTTCAACTTCACCCAAAATCAAGACCTGACCGCTTGGACCAATATGCTCGCCCGCAGAAACCTGCATGTTTACGCCGGTTTCGATACCGTTGCCTTCGACTTTGAAGGCGAAATCCGATTGTGGGACAACCTTGCCACCATGTTACCTAAGCGCGACATCCTCGACCGCCTCATCAATATGCGCCGTCGCGAGTGGCAACGGCTGGATACGGAAGCGCGCCGTGAAATTGCTGATTTTCTGCTGGATGCCGCCGCATTCACCCAAGAAATTGCCGAAAACGACGACCCTGCCCCGACTTTGGAAGTCATGCAATCGGAAATCCGCCAACTTGAGCGGCAAATGCAACAACGCCTGTTCACACTTTACCGCTTCTATCACGACGAAGTCGGCAGCGACAGCACATGGATGCCCAAAGCCTTCAAACAAGATCCGTTTGACAGCGAGTTGCTCAAACATTACGGCATCCGTACCGGTACCGGCGCAACCGCAGGCGCGCTCATCGGCTTAGGCTTAGACATTGCCACGCTTGGCGGCTCGCTTGGTTTGGGTACCGCCATCGGCGGACTGTTGGGCGGCATTTTGCCCAATGCCCAAGACATCACCGACAAAATCAACGGCCGACAAACCCTGCATACCGATCCGGAAACCCTTACCCTGCTCGCCGCACGCGCACTGGATTTGTTGCACGTCTTGCAAACGCGCGGCCATGCGGCTCAATCTCATATCGAGCTAAAAGAACGCAAAGCGCCATGGAATGCAGCCAAACTGCCAAGCGAACTCAACAAAGCGCGCAGCAACCGCAAATGGTCTTCGCTCAATACACACCAGCCCGAAGCCAGCCGTAACGAACGCGCAGCCTATGTCGCCACTTTAAGCGAGAAATTAAAAGCTTAG
- a CDS encoding winged helix-turn-helix transcriptional regulator encodes MKELDKTDLKILKLLQQNARIPMTELAEKVGLSTTPVTERVRRLERDNLITGYHAHLNPHALGQSLLVFVELKLRSKSGNIFEDFKREVLKIPQILECHLVSGEYDYLIKVRLPNMSAYRDMLGNILLQLPAASESRSYVVMEEVKEEVVLDI; translated from the coding sequence ATGAAAGAACTCGACAAAACCGACTTAAAAATTCTCAAGCTCCTACAACAAAACGCACGTATCCCCATGACCGAATTGGCTGAAAAAGTCGGCCTCTCCACCACGCCGGTAACCGAACGCGTCCGCCGCTTGGAACGCGACAACCTTATTACCGGCTATCACGCCCATCTGAATCCTCATGCTTTAGGCCAAAGCCTCCTGGTCTTTGTCGAGCTAAAACTGCGTTCCAAATCCGGCAATATTTTTGAAGACTTCAAACGCGAAGTGCTGAAGATTCCGCAAATTCTGGAATGCCACTTAGTCTCCGGCGAATACGACTACCTTATCAAAGTCCGCCTGCCCAATATGTCCGCCTATCGCGATATGCTCGGCAATATCCTGCTGCAACTGCCGGCTGCGTCCGAAAGCCGCAGCTATGTTGTCATGGAAGAAGTCAAAGAAGAAGTAGTATTAGACATCTAA
- the alr gene encoding alanine racemase, producing the protein MRPLNAQIRLDNLRQNYRFLKELHGNKLLAVIKADAYGHGAVRCAHALADIADGFAVATVDEGVELRQNGIKNPIVLLEGVFEAAEYADVDRYDLWPAIGSQWQLETFVHHEWQRPTTVWLKMDSGMHRAGFFPHNYAAAYTALKQSESVENIVKFSHFACADEPENGMTEMQLEAFDLACEGLEGEESLANSAAILNVPEARRDWGRAGLALYGISPFGGVDERLKPVMRLTSRVFGERVLQPHSPIGYGATFYTSKSTRVGLIACGYADGYPRRASTNSPVAVDGKRSRIIGRVSMDMITVELEASKEGLGAEVELWGDVININEVSEVAGMIPYEILCNIKRAKFTYIE; encoded by the coding sequence ATGCGTCCGCTCAATGCGCAAATCCGTTTGGATAATTTACGTCAAAATTATCGTTTTCTCAAAGAGTTGCATGGCAATAAATTACTGGCTGTGATTAAGGCCGATGCTTACGGGCATGGTGCGGTCAGATGTGCACACGCGTTGGCGGATATTGCCGACGGCTTTGCGGTGGCAACGGTAGATGAAGGCGTGGAATTGCGTCAAAACGGCATTAAAAATCCGATTGTTTTGTTGGAAGGCGTGTTTGAGGCTGCGGAATATGCGGATGTTGACCGTTATGATTTGTGGCCGGCAATCGGTAGCCAATGGCAGTTGGAGACATTTGTGCATCATGAGTGGCAACGTCCGACAACCGTATGGCTGAAAATGGACTCAGGTATGCACCGTGCCGGTTTCTTTCCTCACAATTATGCCGCCGCCTATACTGCATTGAAACAATCCGAATCGGTTGAAAACATTGTGAAATTCAGCCATTTTGCCTGCGCGGACGAGCCGGAAAACGGTATGACCGAAATGCAGCTTGAAGCGTTTGATTTGGCGTGTGAGGGTTTGGAAGGCGAAGAGAGCTTGGCCAATTCCGCCGCGATTTTGAACGTGCCTGAAGCGCGCCGCGATTGGGGTCGTGCCGGTCTGGCCTTATATGGTATTTCGCCTTTCGGCGGTGTGGATGAGCGTTTGAAACCTGTTATGCGTCTGACTTCCCGCGTTTTCGGCGAGCGTGTGTTGCAACCGCATTCTCCGATTGGTTACGGCGCAACGTTCTACACCAGCAAATCTACCCGTGTCGGTTTGATTGCCTGCGGCTATGCCGACGGCTATCCGCGTCGCGCTTCCACTAATTCCCCTGTGGCGGTGGATGGCAAACGCAGCCGTATTATCGGCAGGGTATCTATGGATATGATTACGGTTGAGCTGGAAGCCTCGAAAGAGGGCTTGGGCGCGGAAGTCGAGCTTTGGGGCGATGTGATTAATATCAATGAAGTTTCCGAAGTTGCCGGTATGATTCCGTACGAAATCCTTTGCAATATCAAACGTGCGAAGTTCACTTATATCGAGTAA
- a CDS encoding pseudouridine synthase, producing the protein MQNNDSETMRLSKRMAQLGLCSRREADSYIEQGWVKVNGQTAVLGQKVTDRDRIDLNKQAHEKQAARVTILLNKPVGYVSAQAEKGYKSAAELITAENHWEGDDSRIPFSEKHKFGLAPAGRLDIDSVGLLVLTQDGRIAKQLIGENSSSEKEYLVRVRGKLDDKGLALLNHGLSLDGEKLRPAKVEWQNEDQLRFILRQGKKRQIRRMCELVGLRVVGLKRIRMGKVKLGRLPPGKWRYLRADESF; encoded by the coding sequence ATGCAAAACAACGATTCCGAAACCATGCGCCTCTCCAAACGCATGGCGCAATTAGGCTTATGCTCGCGCCGCGAGGCAGACAGCTATATCGAGCAAGGCTGGGTCAAAGTCAACGGCCAAACCGCCGTACTCGGTCAAAAAGTCACCGATCGCGACCGTATCGACCTCAACAAACAAGCCCATGAAAAACAAGCCGCGCGCGTAACCATCCTTCTGAACAAACCCGTCGGCTACGTCAGCGCGCAGGCAGAAAAAGGCTATAAATCCGCCGCCGAACTCATTACCGCCGAAAACCACTGGGAAGGCGACGACAGTCGTATCCCTTTCAGCGAAAAGCACAAATTCGGCTTAGCCCCTGCCGGCCGCTTGGACATTGACTCCGTCGGATTGTTGGTGCTCACCCAGGACGGCCGCATTGCCAAACAGCTGATTGGCGAAAACAGCAGCAGCGAAAAAGAATACCTCGTCCGCGTCCGTGGCAAACTGGACGACAAAGGCCTTGCCCTGCTCAACCACGGCTTGAGTTTGGACGGAGAAAAATTGCGCCCCGCCAAAGTCGAATGGCAAAACGAAGACCAGTTACGCTTTATTTTGCGACAAGGCAAAAAACGCCAAATCCGCCGCATGTGCGAACTGGTCGGCCTGCGCGTCGTCGGTTTGAAACGCATCCGCATGGGCAAAGTCAAACTCGGTAGACTGCCGCCGGGCAAATGGCGTTATTTACGCGCTGACGAATCGTTTTAA
- a CDS encoding carbon starvation CstA family protein, which produces MKSLKSFLIWGIVVLVGLASFTTLALSRGEQVSAIWMVTAAISVYCIAYRFYSLYIANRVMQLDPNRLTPAERHNDGLDYVPTHKGVLFGHHFAAIAGAGPLVGPVLAAQMGYLPGTLWIIFGVVFAGAVQDMMVLFVSMRRDGKSLGDIVKQELGTVPGVIASIGILMIMVIIMAVLALIVVKALVHSPWGTFTIAATMPIALFMGIYTRYIRPGKIGEISIVGFILLMLAVIYGEDVAHSSFGHWFDLDGIQLTWAIMIYGFVASVLPVWLLLTPRDYLSTFLKIGTIAALALGIVIVNPTLQMPAVTHFIDGSGPVFSGALFPFLFITIACGAVSGFHALISSGTTPKMVENETHVRMIGYGGMIMESFVAIMALAAAASLEPGVYFAMNSPAALIGTDANTAAEVITTKLNFSIDAATLLHTAKEVGENTILSRAGGAPTLAVGMAHIMSRLIPGEAMMAFWYHFALLFEALFILTAVDAGTRVARFMIQDLGSIFYKPFGNTDSIPANLVATFFAVALWGYFLYTGVTDPLGGINSLWPLFGIANQMLAGVALIMCTVVLVKMKRDRYVWVTLVPAVGVLFVTCYAGLQKLFHSDPRVSFLAHAGKYRDALASGEVLAPAKDIGEMSQIIFNDQINAGLTALFLAVVVIVAVYGFRTAMKARKVGWPTAKEIPAVYRDGKQPEAQSEA; this is translated from the coding sequence ATGAAATCGCTCAAATCATTTTTGATCTGGGGCATTGTGGTTTTGGTAGGCTTGGCCTCCTTTACTACTTTAGCTCTCAGCCGTGGCGAGCAAGTCAGTGCGATTTGGATGGTTACGGCCGCCATTTCGGTATACTGCATTGCCTACCGTTTCTACAGTCTTTACATTGCCAACCGTGTGATGCAGCTTGATCCTAACCGTCTGACTCCGGCAGAACGCCACAATGACGGCTTGGACTATGTTCCCACACATAAAGGCGTACTGTTCGGCCACCACTTTGCCGCTATTGCCGGCGCAGGCCCTCTGGTTGGTCCTGTATTGGCAGCGCAAATGGGTTATCTGCCCGGTACTTTGTGGATTATCTTCGGCGTGGTATTTGCCGGTGCCGTACAGGATATGATGGTACTGTTTGTTTCTATGCGCCGTGACGGTAAGTCTTTGGGCGATATCGTGAAACAAGAACTCGGTACCGTCCCCGGCGTGATTGCATCCATCGGTATTTTGATGATTATGGTCATCATTATGGCGGTGTTGGCGTTGATTGTTGTGAAAGCATTGGTTCACAGCCCTTGGGGTACGTTCACCATTGCAGCGACTATGCCGATTGCCCTGTTTATGGGTATCTACACTCGTTATATCCGTCCGGGCAAAATTGGCGAGATTTCCATCGTCGGCTTCATTTTGCTGATGTTGGCCGTGATTTACGGTGAAGATGTTGCTCACAGCTCCTTTGGTCACTGGTTCGACCTTGACGGCATTCAGCTGACTTGGGCGATTATGATTTACGGTTTCGTGGCTTCCGTATTGCCGGTTTGGCTCTTGCTGACTCCGCGCGACTATCTGTCTACCTTCCTGAAAATCGGTACGATTGCAGCTTTGGCTTTGGGTATTGTTATTGTTAACCCGACTCTGCAAATGCCTGCAGTTACCCACTTTATCGATGGTTCAGGCCCGGTATTCTCCGGTGCATTGTTCCCATTCTTGTTTATTACCATTGCTTGTGGTGCGGTTTCAGGCTTCCATGCGCTGATTTCTTCCGGTACCACCCCAAAAATGGTGGAAAACGAAACTCACGTCCGCATGATCGGTTACGGCGGCATGATTATGGAAAGCTTTGTGGCCATTATGGCGCTGGCTGCCGCCGCTTCGCTTGAGCCAGGCGTGTACTTCGCGATGAACAGCCCGGCTGCGCTGATTGGTACAGATGCCAACACTGCTGCCGAAGTCATTACCACTAAACTGAACTTCTCTATCGATGCCGCAACCTTGTTGCACACTGCTAAAGAAGTGGGCGAAAACACCATTCTGTCTCGTGCAGGCGGTGCGCCAACTCTTGCAGTCGGTATGGCACATATCATGAGCCGTCTGATTCCGGGCGAAGCCATGATGGCGTTCTGGTATCACTTTGCCTTGCTGTTTGAAGCCTTGTTTATTTTGACCGCGGTTGACGCCGGTACACGCGTTGCCCGTTTCATGATTCAAGACTTGGGCAGTATCTTCTACAAACCATTCGGTAACACCGACTCTATCCCTGCCAACTTGGTTGCAACATTCTTTGCCGTGGCATTGTGGGGTTACTTCCTCTATACCGGCGTAACCGACCCTCTGGGCGGTATTAACTCGCTCTGGCCGTTGTTTGGTATCGCCAACCAAATGCTTGCAGGCGTAGCGTTGATTATGTGTACTGTTGTATTGGTGAAAATGAAACGCGACCGCTATGTTTGGGTAACTTTGGTTCCTGCTGTCGGCGTCTTGTTTGTGACCTGCTATGCCGGTTTGCAAAAACTGTTCCACAGCGATCCGCGCGTCAGCTTCTTGGCGCACGCAGGCAAATACCGCGATGCCTTGGCTTCAGGCGAAGTCCTTGCTCCTGCTAAAGACATTGGCGAAATGTCACAAATCATCTTCAACGACCAAATCAATGCCGGTCTGACCGCTTTGTTCTTGGCAGTTGTCGTGATTGTCGCCGTGTACGGTTTCCGTACCGCCATGAAAGCCCGTAAAGTTGGCTGGCCAACTGCTAAAGAAATTCCAGCAGTGTACCGCGACGGTAAACAGCCGGAGGCTCAAAGTGAAGCATAA
- a CDS encoding YbdD/YjiX family protein — translation MKHKLASWWKTIKLTANLMAGVPDYENYVARQRKHNPNAPVMTELQFQDYCRKRRCGGNGGRCC, via the coding sequence GTGAAGCATAAGCTTGCCTCTTGGTGGAAAACCATCAAGTTGACAGCGAACTTGATGGCCGGTGTCCCGGATTATGAAAACTACGTTGCCCGTCAGCGCAAACATAATCCTAACGCGCCGGTCATGACCGAGCTGCAATTCCAAGATTACTGCCGCAAACGCCGTTGCGGCGGCAACGGCGGGCGCTGTTGTTAA
- a CDS encoding chaperone modulator CbpM — translation MIQSSDVTLTFEEIVAASRCRRDWLLELIAEDIISIDGVPEKSTFSGFHLARIRRAQRLSRDFEAGIPALGLIMRLLDEVEELRKIQRPLVLLEEE, via the coding sequence ATGATTCAGTCCTCCGATGTTACCCTTACTTTTGAAGAAATCGTTGCCGCCAGCCGCTGCCGTCGTGATTGGCTGTTGGAACTTATAGCAGAAGACATCATCAGCATAGATGGAGTGCCCGAAAAAAGCACCTTCAGTGGTTTTCATCTTGCCCGCATCCGTCGCGCACAACGCTTAAGCCGTGATTTTGAGGCCGGCATTCCTGCATTGGGGCTGATTATGCGGCTGTTGGACGAGGTGGAAGAGCTCAGAAAAATACAGCGTCCGCTGGTACTGCTCGAAGAAGAGTAA
- a CDS encoding DnaJ C-terminal domain-containing protein: MAEKNYYEILGVAKDADEAEIKKAYRKLVRKYHPDVSKEPDAAERTVEINRAYETLSDKEKRAEYDEMLANPYGRSAGGNPFGQGGNPFGNGFNGGGFRYERHEGEPFGAGDFNFEDLFSSFRQSHTRSEQPRGPIKGEDQHAELSIDIYAAYVGAERSMTLNVPTLDEYGRAVYQNKTLNVKIPKGIAEGQQIRLAGQGLPGYNGGENGDLYLKIKFHDQPDLYVKNRKDVYQTIDVKPWEAVLGGKIIVPTASGRLQVNLPANSQSGKSIRLKGKGIPAKEAGDLYLNIRINVPPVESEADRAAWEKLAEHFAAKQA; this comes from the coding sequence ATGGCAGAAAAAAACTATTATGAAATACTGGGCGTTGCCAAAGATGCGGATGAGGCCGAAATCAAAAAAGCCTACCGAAAACTGGTGCGCAAATACCACCCCGATGTCAGCAAAGAACCTGACGCAGCCGAACGTACGGTAGAAATCAACCGTGCCTACGAAACGCTTTCCGACAAAGAAAAGCGGGCCGAATACGATGAAATGTTGGCTAATCCTTACGGACGCAGCGCCGGAGGCAATCCGTTCGGTCAAGGCGGCAATCCGTTTGGCAATGGATTTAACGGCGGCGGCTTCCGCTATGAACGTCATGAAGGCGAGCCGTTCGGAGCGGGAGATTTCAATTTTGAAGATCTGTTTTCATCATTCCGCCAATCCCACACTCGTTCCGAGCAACCCCGCGGCCCAATAAAAGGCGAGGATCAACATGCTGAATTGAGTATTGATATTTACGCAGCGTATGTTGGCGCAGAACGTAGCATGACTTTGAATGTGCCGACCCTAGACGAATACGGACGTGCGGTTTATCAAAATAAAACCCTCAACGTCAAAATCCCCAAAGGCATTGCAGAAGGCCAACAAATCCGTTTAGCCGGCCAAGGTTTGCCGGGATATAACGGCGGTGAAAACGGTGACTTGTACTTAAAAATCAAGTTCCACGACCAACCTGATTTATACGTCAAAAATAGGAAAGACGTATATCAAACAATAGATGTCAAACCTTGGGAAGCCGTATTGGGCGGCAAAATCATCGTCCCTACCGCATCAGGCCGCTTGCAGGTCAATCTGCCTGCCAACAGCCAAAGCGGTAAAAGCATCCGCCTCAAAGGCAAAGGTATTCCTGCAAAAGAAGCCGGAGACCTTTATCTCAATATCCGCATTAATGTTCCGCCAGTAGAGAGCGAAGCCGACCGTGCCGCATGGGAAAAATTGGCCGAACACTTTGCCGCGAAACAAGCATAA
- a CDS encoding peptidoglycan DD-metalloendopeptidase family protein codes for MNTNFISTFQTALKRLALISTIAVLAACAGNNTSSNRAVPDGYYKVRPGDTLTQIAKRYGQNVNTLVAWNNLPNASQIEVGQVLRVRRHVASRNTATQQRQATAVTPINRLSLQWPTDNASSSIIQRYNGTTSKGIDIAGTQGQQIRSAGAGTVIYVGEEVRGYGKLILISHNDYTITAYAHNDTLLVQKDQKVQAGQVIATMGSSDTDSVKLHFEVRLNGKAVDPLPYLTRTN; via the coding sequence ATGAATACAAATTTTATTTCCACCTTTCAGACGGCCTTAAAACGTCTGGCACTCATCAGCACCATTGCCGTCTTAGCAGCCTGCGCCGGCAACAACACTTCTTCCAACCGCGCCGTACCCGACGGCTACTACAAAGTCCGTCCCGGCGATACCCTGACCCAAATCGCCAAACGGTACGGACAAAACGTCAATACATTGGTTGCATGGAACAACCTTCCCAACGCCTCACAAATCGAAGTCGGCCAAGTATTGCGCGTCCGCCGTCATGTTGCCTCCCGCAATACTGCTACGCAGCAACGCCAAGCAACCGCCGTTACCCCGATCAATCGGTTAAGTTTGCAATGGCCGACCGATAACGCCTCATCTTCCATTATCCAACGATACAACGGCACAACCAGCAAAGGCATAGATATTGCAGGCACACAAGGCCAACAAATCCGTTCCGCCGGAGCCGGTACCGTTATCTACGTTGGCGAAGAAGTCCGCGGCTACGGCAAGCTAATTTTAATCAGCCACAACGACTACACCATTACCGCCTATGCCCACAACGACACGCTTTTAGTACAAAAAGATCAAAAAGTCCAAGCCGGCCAAGTTATCGCCACCATGGGCAGCAGCGATACAGACAGCGTCAAGCTGCATTTTGAAGTTCGTCTAAACGGCAAAGCAGTCGATCCCCTGCCTTATTTGACCAGAACAAATTAA